Sequence from the Microplitis demolitor isolate Queensland-Clemson2020A chromosome 7, iyMicDemo2.1a, whole genome shotgun sequence genome:
attcagagaaaaaacgcTAGACTTATTGAGGACCGCACCCGCTTTAGTAGAATTCGAACCCGGGACTTTCCGTACGAGAGACCGACGCTTTGACCACTAGGCTATACGACCGATAGTTACAACAATGGCCATTCATGACCATACATGGAGCATACATGACTATACATGGACataccaacttttttaatacagtcatgcatggccatatatgaaccatacaaggccatgtatggccataaaTGGCTTTGTATGATTgtatatggccatgcatgactgtattaaaaaagtttgtatggccatatatgcttcATGTATGAGCCATATAcggccatgcatggccatgtatgattcatttttcacgggtagtgaataagaaaataatttttctacacTTAAAAAGACATAATAACTCTGAGGATCAAGAGACTCTATGTGATGGcattgtattaataaataaataacaaagcagtctatgagaaatttttattttattattgttatttgttttttagttttattagcTTGAAGAAATTAGAtacatgtaaaaattaaaaaattcgttgATTTAAAGTAATAAGTTATTATACAACTTTTACCGTCTAACGTGAAGTCTAAGCTTGGGCAGCAGAGCTGAAGCAAAAACAATTAtattcatcaattaaaaaatatagaatgttacgtggaaaaaaaaatgtcgctCCAACGAGATAGGCCTGTGATAGCAACTAGACTTTCCTGTGGTTACAACAAGATGGTCAATTTGTAAAAACAATGcacctgaagatcggaacgttttttgctcaacgaaaatgaaaaaattcatgtagTTAGATTGCCTAAAGGTTACTTAAGGGGTAATTAGGGGTAGCTGTAATTTTCGGCTGACATACTAGTACTAATGCGaaacatttcagaaatctagattcagtacattttttttcttttcattttgtttttttttctcttcgcgcaaaacgttccgatcttcagatACATCAAACACATGACCGTCGTGAATGCACTATATTATGTTTGCGGATTAAACAGAGAAGAATGGGACTATtataatcaaaaatgtaatttttattaatactttaataaattattgtaaggtaaattttaacatctttttaattgaaatctTCACGAATACCAAAAGTTGATCAATGGAgattaataaaacttatttaaacaGTTACTTTCTATTACTtttgttgttaattataacttctttcagatttttttttaaaaagattcacattcgaaaaaattttaaataatttttcataacaattagttttaaattaaaatttttttttctttgagcTGCTTAGAAACTCGTGTTGCAGTCACAGAAAAGTTCTGTTGTAATCACAGGAAATTCCTGTTACTTTAACAGGACTGTCCTGttgtagtaattttttttgtttccatgTGTGaaaacagaattaaatttccaccATACCTGCGCCGAAAGTTTACATTCCCGCTCtggttagaaaaaaaaagtcgcttCAAAggaaatttacttttataaaagtatgagaaaacaaattataaaaatcagcgCATGCACCATTCACCCCTCAATCAGAggccaaaatttaaattttcaggtgcagatctggtgaaaaattgtatacaCACCACGGAGGAAGGTAGGCAATTATACTCGCGGGTTGGAATGTCCTACTTTTCTTCCCTTGGTGTGTAATATCGATACTGCCAGTCTAATACGTTGTATCCCACATTTGGGAAATTTTTCAGGAGACGATAAAAACGTTTCACGGTTGCAAAAGAATCATTATTCGTATTATCTTTACATTGGTGTAatctacaaatttatttacatgtttttcataaaatacagggatttgtagagaataaatcattttgaattatatgctatgaggaaagtaaaaaattattcataatgaCCTTCTTACTCATGTCGTTAATAGCTTccttaaaattaacttaaaattaaaaatattaagcgtGACTGAACATATACGAATGTGGAATATGACATGTTAGAATGCGCGAAAGTCTGCGTGTGGAATACGAcatattagaatatttatttaaatatactaaataaaCAATGTGATCTCTCAAATTTCTACACAACCCTCACATTGTTACAATGAttccatttttcaaataaaggAAAAGTGTCAAATTTTGTGAGATACGACGTATTAGAATGGCAGTATCGATATACTAATTTACCCATTgatgtgaaaataaatttggacgtaataaaaaaaaaataataattaaacatgtTACTTACACGCATCACATGTGTATggagatgatgaaaaaaaatcatgtttgCATTCACATTTATGATTTATACACTCAGAATTAGTGATTATacattctttattattttcacagtaCCCACCTATTATTGGTAGACATGTCGAATTGTATTTTACTATAGTATTACGtttacatatacatttttcgtttttataaCATTCTCCATATTTCATATCTAGGCAATCATTATTAAGTTCACAGGACTTTCCGTCGGTTTCtggtataataaaaaaataaaatacagtacaatgtattaaatttacttaatacaaaaaattttcaacttacTTAATATACACAAATTATCTGATAGAGGTATAAAATTATCCTTACACCGACAACGATGAGCAAAACAATAACTATTATTCGGCAAACAATCATTATTGTCAAAACAGAATCCATCAATTACTGGTAGGCATAAAACTGTATTTACAGCAATATGATTTGGTTCGCAAACGCATTGAGAATTTTTCGAGCATTTTCTATGCGACCGATCTTTGCAATCAAGATTATTGTTACAATAATCTCCCAAAGTCACTGAAATTAGTATTATAATCTAATCACTGTTTATCGAATTTGTGAAATCCGAAAACGATGTTATCATTATGAGAATTAGTTTTTTCATAGTATGTTTATATACAGATTTTGtttcatagaaattttaaaactgacttaaaaattacccacctaataaacatttaaattgacCAATAGAAATAAAGTTTGGTTTGCACTGACATATTTTATCAACGCAAACAGAATCATCTGGTATACATTGCTTATCATTTTTACAATACCCGCTTAAAAGTGGTGCACAATATGTTTCATTTATTCTCATAGCGTTCTCTGCACAGTTACAAATCTTATCTATGGAACATTCGGCATTCAGAATTTCTTTGCAGTCAGTATTGTTATGGCAGGACATACCTAAATAAACTGAAGTAATAGAAACATTATTCATCGTTTTCCCATCCGAGTGTGGTCGCTTCAATTAAtcatacacggagaaaaaattaaaggaactgttcctagtacgtttatgaaatatcatcccataccgttatggtaatgattactagggattatgggatatagacccatactttttgggaaggtttccataaatatggtaacaattcctatcattatggtaacagttcccatatcgcatgtgaaagaatcatggtaatgattaccatactcataggaatagttcccataagcaaataggaaccaatcctataaccacattgtaacagttcctaagcgtatatggtaatggttaccataatattatgggaatggttaccataatattataggaatggttaccataatatatatgggtaccgttcctataatcaacatttcaaaaaaaccagttaccatgcagtatgggaaccattcccataatatattgtaactgttactataattttctctccgtgtagtcatttggaaaataaaacaacGGATCAgcaataatagtatattgcgTGGTAAGGGaggaaacaaaacgatttcaggAGTGGATGAAGTTAACTGTCGGCTATCATCACCCgaagtctgaaatcgtgttttattTCATGCTacacactatatttttcatattatttgcATTAATACTGGTAGTTTTAATAACGAGAGCAAATATGCAAGTTTAATTGATTTCACAAGTAGATTCACTGTAAATCGAagtgtttgaatttaaaacaccTCAGTGTTTGCAAACGTTTAGAAAGTGACTACAATGTATTTAAGTGGCAACTAAACACaggtgttttaaatttaaacacttCGATTTACAGTGTAATGCCTTTTTAataagttgataattttttttttattgggactcatgttttttttttttttaattttccaaacACAACTGATAGTTTAGATGGTTATTAGAatgacataaatatttaaaggcttacaataaaaaatactttgtaaacatgaataagtgaaataggtgaatattcactaattttacGTGCAAACTGAaccacttattttaaaaagtggtttAATTGGCATttgaaattagtgaatattcacctatttcacttattcatgtttacagAGTACGATTCTGACAAAGATAGAATGAAGTCAGTGTACCTAATTCAGCAGGCAGAAACTAATGAGTTTTTACCATACCTGCACCGAAAATCGCCTGCTCTGTTTAGAAATGCATGCACCATTCGCTCTATAAATAGAggccaaaattttaattttcaggtGCAGATCTGGTGAAAACTAGTATACATATTAAGAAAGAAGGTATTCGGCTCGGATAGGCAAGTATACTTGCGAGTTGAAATTTCCTACTTTCCTCCCGAGGTGTGCAATATACCATTCTTCGGTAGGGAAAAAACTGATTTGTTTCTGCCCGCTACTTCGCATGGgtctgaaattttattattttgactgGCTTATTGTTTATTGTCCGAATATCTTCGATTAATTGAAGAGTTAGACCTCTCAcagaaattaaacttttttaaagaattctttataataaatttaacttacattttaaacaaattttatcagcgacatatttaaaattaggtTTGCATTTACATACATTATCAATGCAAATAGAATTATCGGCTGCACATGGTTCATTTTTCCAACAGAATCCATTCATCATTGGTACACACACTGACGAGTTCAATGCAACGTTATTTCTTCTACAAATACATTCGTTATTTTCAGAACACTTTGAATGGTTTATGTCTTCACAATCATCATCTCTTCTACAAAACTTATATAACTTCCCTGTtgcgaaaataaatttattattaaataagaaaaaaaaatgtcttttcaTCAAAACAATCtttgttttgaatatttttcataaaatcatACTAGTTTAAGTGTTTATTCAAACGACGATAC
This genomic interval carries:
- the LOC103571400 gene encoding prion-like-(Q/N-rich) domain-bearing protein 25, encoding MAINNVLSTLAGILITLIISNNVIECNYLRDENYCANHTEKCDLTIVLPCCDKNEKCNRIKWGAFRYELRCTKEAYLGDSCKSTLDCHKVSHAECTEGKKCGCSSNFVEVSNSKCSSWINSFCSNDGDCVTNNSICDDFRCKCKFDYILTHNNKSCERRKLYKFCRRDDDCEDINHSKCSENNECICRRNNVALNSSVCVPMMNGFCWKNEPCAADNSICIDNVCKCKPNFKYVADKICLKFYLGMSCHNNTDCKEILNAECSIDKICNCAENAMRINETYCAPLLSGYCKNDKQCIPDDSVCVDKICQCKPNFISIGQFKCLLVTLGDYCNNNLDCKDRSHRKCSKNSQCVCEPNHIAVNTVLCLPVIDGFCFDNNDCLPNNSYCFAHRCRCKDNFIPLSDNLCILKTDGKSCELNNDCLDMKYGECYKNEKCICKRNTIVKYNSTCLPIIGGYCENNKECIITNSECINHKCECKHDFFSSSPYTCDASLLPKLRLHVRR